Genomic window (Ruminococcus flavefaciens AE3010):
AACTGCTCCCTCCACTGTATCAGAGGTCACTGTCAAGCCGTAAACGCGCTGAAATCCTTGTGTTTCAAGCCAGTCAAGACGGGCTGAGAAGGAGTTCTCCTCATAGCCCTCGGCAGACACAAGATTGAATGCAAAGAAATTGATATTTCTCTCCGCAGTCACACGGGAGTCCAGATTGCGAACTGTTCCCACGCAGAGATTACGGGGATTCTTGTACTTTGAGCCGTCGTCTATCTCAGCATTGACGCGCTCGAAATCCTTGTACTTCATCAGGGACTCGCCGCGGACAACAAGACGTCCCATAAAGGGTATACGTGCAGGGATACCCTTGATATGGCGGGCATTTGCGGTTATGTCCTCCCCTATCTCGCCGTTTCCGCGTGTAACAGCCTGCTCCAGCTCACCATTGCTGTAGGTCAGCACCAGTGTAAGTCCGTCAAGCTTCCAGCTGAGGAAGCCCTTGTGCTCACCCAGCCAGCTTTTCAGCTCCTCGACGCTTTTGGTCTTGTCAAGGGACAGCATTTTTGTAGTGTGGCGTATCTTTTGCAGTCCCGAGGATACCTCATAGCCCACCTGCTGAGTACGGCTGCCGCTGAGGACAACTCCCGTCTTTTTTTCAAGAGCTTCAAGCTCGTCGTAGAGCTCATCGTACTGCTTGTCGGACATTATCTCCACACCCGTATTGTAGTATGCGTCCGCAGCCTTTGCAAGCAGCTCGTTGAGCTCCTTCATTCTGTTTATATCATTATTAGCCATAGTGAATACTCCTTAATAATAGTAATACTATTATAACACAAATGCAATGAAATTGCCATACCAAAAGATAAAAAGAGTTATGACTGCGGATATTGACGAAATCAGGGGAATCTGGTATAATTGCTTTAAGCCGTCAGCCTTTTGTGCTGTCGGCTGATAAGACATATCAGCATATGTCATGGGGTATAATCAATTGAAAGGACAGGGATTCATTATGGGGTACAATCTTTTTAACATCAAAGAGGTCTCAGGTGCTTTCAGCAGCAAATTAAATGAGTTCAGAGCATCACTGGGAGCTGCTGTAGGCAAGGGGAAGAACATAACCTTTGCAGATAATGATATCACATATACGCTGAAGCTCCAGCATGACAGGCTCTCAAAGAAAGGGCTCGAGCTGGACTATGATATCTATTCCAGAGATGAGGGCAAAAACAAGTTCATCGCAGGCAGCAGCTGGAGAGATGCGCACTATGAAAGCACCGTCTGCTTCAATCAAAGCGGAATAAAACGAAAAGTCAGAAAGAACGGAAAGATCAGGTACAAAGACGACCACAGGAGCGTTCTGTACGAAACAATAACCGATGTTATCACGGGTACTCACCCTGACAATGACCCTTTCTGCTGTCCGAACTGCGGTGCAGTATCCACTGTTGCCGAGCTCCGGAACGGCTGCGCTCACTGTGGGACTATGTTTCAGATGGACGACCTCTTTCCAAAGGTCACGTCGTACTATTTCTTAGATACCCCGGGAATGACAAAAAAAGAATTCATGTCGGGATATATGGTTTCATATGCCATTACTGTCATTGCCTTGTTTATTCTTTGCCTTGTATTTCACAACAGTATAGGATATTATATCGGCGCTGCCATAGGAGGCTTCTTTTTGGCATATGTTCATTATGCTTATTTCCTGCTTATA
Coding sequences:
- a CDS encoding zinc ribbon domain-containing protein, translated to MGYNLFNIKEVSGAFSSKLNEFRASLGAAVGKGKNITFADNDITYTLKLQHDRLSKKGLELDYDIYSRDEGKNKFIAGSSWRDAHYESTVCFNQSGIKRKVRKNGKIRYKDDHRSVLYETITDVITGTHPDNDPFCCPNCGAVSTVAELRNGCAHCGTMFQMDDLFPKVTSYYFLDTPGMTKKEFMSGYMVSYAITVIALFILCLVFHNSIGYYIGAAIGGFFLAYVHYAYFLLIKLIVGAISSAGKMGTAGSRSKFEKRMKKISPEFSYEYFTSKALSLIKTAVFSENESELLFYEGAKLDPKMKDIIDLNYGDALGCKNIHENGNFVTVETKAYFDVLYASGDKVYFKKQIFSASFKRRTDIPVNFNFSMTKISCPSCGASFDATKNRNCPYCGSKYEITTDDWALVELKYI